Genomic window (Deltaproteobacteria bacterium):
GATTAAGAATAGCAAGAGAAAAAACCATCAATCAAAACTTGAACTGACAGTACAGATTTTTTTAAAAAAGTTAAAAATAAATTGATGAACAAAAGGGCAACTGTCAGATTAAATCCCAACTTCTACACATAAAGATTTACGACCTTCTCCATGATCCCCTGATCATTCGGTATGAAATCAAGCCCTTCCGTTGCGCCTCTTTCATCCACGCCAGCTAATCGAATATATCGTTCAGCCGTTTTTAAATCCCTCCATCCACAGATTTTCATTACTGTTGTTGAAGGAACTCCGCGCGATATCAGATGCGTCGCAAAACAAGCTCTTAACGTATGAAAGCGAACCGTTGGGATGCCGATTTCACGGCAAAACGCCCGAAGAACTTTTGCCTGATAGCCTTCCTTCCAAGTTGAAAAGCGAGGAAGAAAAAACTGTCCATGTTCGTCAGAGCCAAAGTTTTGTTGCTTCAACTCCATCAATATCATGTAAAGCTCACTCGACACAGGAACATTTCGCCAGTATCTAGCCTTCAACGGGCCATACTTTTTTAGACGCTTGTTCCAGGATCTTGTCAGACGAATCAGACCAAAATTTCTTTCATGCGGCGGCAGAGTTTTTTGTCGACTGGCTTCTTCTAAAGAAACCAACTCCACATCCTCATGCCGTAGGCCGAACACTTCACCGTTGCGACAGCCTGTTAAGACCGAGACCGCCCATATCGGATACCAAGGGTGCTGCCTATCTTTCGCTTCACGAAGAAGAGTTTTAATCTGCTCGTGAGTTAAAATCTCTGGCAGCTTCTCTTGCTCTTTCTTCGTCGTATCAACCCCAAACACTGGACTATGATGAGGACCGACAATCAGTCGCTCATCAATACCCCAAAGATAAATTAGGTTGATAACGCTTTTTAGCTTTTTCTGATAGGCCGACGTATTCCCAAGATCCGCAACTTGATTCAATAGCAAGCGACCCTCTCCACGAGTAATCTCTGATGCTGGCCGCTTGAGCCACGATTGCGTCCACTTGCGAGCCAGATTTGCGTATTCCCAAACCGTAGTTTTCATAATTCGAGACGATGGATAAAGCTCATTGAACTGTGACCATCGGTCGATAATGCTTTCCCACGAACATCCTTGAGATTCAAGCCGTGCGATTTCAGATGTGATTTGCACAAGTTGAAATCGCTCTTCTTTTTCAGCTTCTTTTCTGGATTTAAAACCTCGCTGCATTCTCTGAAGACGAATGCGTGGATTCTTTTTGCTACGACGATTTAAATAATATTTCCAATATGTCTGACCATTTTCTTCATAAGATAAAATAGACATTGTTACCTCCTTTATGCCTGAGAGCATTCAATAAGGTAAGCAAGCTCTTTTCTTTTGAAAAACAACTTACCTGAAAATTTTCGTCTTTTAATTTTTCCTTGGGATACCAACTTGTGAACTGCATTCACCGATGGGTGCCCTCTTGGACTAAATTTTCTTAAGTATATTGCTGCTTCCGCTGTAGATAACCACTCCAAATTTTCAAAGAACAAATTACTTCTTGCATCTGAATTTACCTCGTTTTTTTCCACGTTTCCATTCCCTTCTTCTTCTCTACTTACCTGTGTCATATTATTATCTCTTCTCTACTAACACCTAACCCGCCCGCCGCCGTTGGACCGTCTTCCTGACCACTTACAACCGTTAAACATCTTTAGATGTAGGGTGTGAGTGGTCAGGAAGCGCAGAGGGATGACCAGCGGCGGGCGGGTTAGGTGTTAATTGCTTATTTTGCTTAAAGAAAATTAAAAAAGTGGTGGCAAAATGTTTGAGCAGAAAAATCTGGGAGGGCTACCAGTTAAATGAGTTCTTCATCTCGCCGTTTTGTCCAACTCGTTGATGTAAGATATCCACACCATTTTTCAAATGTAGTGGGTTTTCCACATGCATTAAAAAGTCGTGAAAGCATTGGACCACCACCATCAAGCGAATCAGAAAAGACGAAAAAATTTTCACCAAATCTTTTTTGGCGCTGCCAACGATCCAAAAGTTTGGTTTGGTAAAGCAGTCTAATTGTTTCTGAAAGTCGTCCGCTATCGCAAATATAAATCAGCCCATCAATACTTGTTTCGCCCATATATTTTTTAAATTTTCTAATAAGTCTCTGTTCCGATTTTCTGGTTCTTTCAATTTCAAATGCAAGATGTACGACTTCAGTTGTTTCTGTTCTTGGAATCATTAGCAAGAAATCAGGTTTCAAATCAAAATCCTGATTCTTAAGTCCGAGAACATTCATAGCTATCTGATCACAGTTAATATCGCCCTCGCGCACGATTTTAGAATCTGGAAAATGTCGTTTCATATTTAAAATCCAGTATTCACACCATTGATTATGAAACCAATCCTGCTTTCGCAGCAATGGCTGCTTGATCTCGTCAGTGTGACATTTTAAAATTTCAGCCGACTTCATTCGGCTCGCTGGCCCCTGAGCTATCATGTAAAAAGTAATTTGAGTTGTTGATTGAACCACTTCAATTAGATTTTTATTTCTCAAAACTTGAAGAGCTTTGCGTATATTTTGCTTCGCCATTGGGGGTGTTAGCATTCTAAAAAGCAGATCAATCGTCAAAGGACCGCTCTCCTTGATTAACCATAGAATCTCTTTCCCTCGTTTAGTTTGCTTTTGTTTTGTAACCGTCATTGTTCGATATTTTCCATCGAAAGTTGGCCACGAGAAGATTTCTTTCCGACTTTGGATTTAATATCCATCAGCGCCCGAATTGCAGAATCGATATCAATTTCCTTTTGTGATGACAACAATCTTAAAGATTTTCTTATGTTTGTATGTTTTGCCTGTAGTCCCCGAATATCAAGTTTAGTGGTGATTAGAATTTCATTCACCACATCTGAAAAAGTAATCGAGCCATTTACAAATCCTTCATTGGCCTCTTTCGTGAGATTTTCCAATGCAGTCCATGATTCATCACTCATAACAATTTGAAGTTTCTTTTTCACTAGCGACCACCTTTCTTGATTTTTGGTTGTGGAATTACAAATGGACTTGGCGGAAGATCCCCAAAGTAAATTTCAGTTTGCCGAGACATTTCGTCGCGATCCTCGACAACCTGTTGGTGAATAAAGTATGAGGTGATGAGTCCAAGCCCGAGACCGATACTTGCACCAAGTCCGACCTCTTCAGCAGATGGATTTCTACCACCAGCGCCATGACCAGCGTAAGTTGCAGCAGCACCAGTCAATGCACCAGTGACAGCTCCAAGCCTAAAAGATTGATCGAGTGTCGTGCAAGATATTGAAAGAGCCATTACAAGGCTCAATAAAAATATGCGTTTCATTTCGCAGTCCTCCTGTTTTTAAATCAGTAAAGGAGTGGAAAAGTGGGATGGGTTAAGTTGATTAATCTAAATTTTCTAAATTAATTTACGGATCGATTGCATATTAACGTTGTTAAAATGAAACTTTTCTTTTTCATTTTGGGAAAATCCTTCATGGTCTAGGTCACCATTCAAAACTCTATCGTGATATCGATGAGATTCTTCAACAAGTTTATCTCTAAGCATGTATCCATAAGTGTTTGAAACAGGATCTGTGACGCCCTCATTGAGCTTATCATTAATTCCAGATTCAATATCAACCAATTTGTTTGCGCCCCAAACTACCATTAAAACTAGATCTCTTGCTGTTTCTTCCTTTGAGGCAAAGTTCATTTCCATGTGGGCGAAACTACTGTTGCATACTAAGTAACGTATCTTAGTTAGCAATTCTTCAATTTTTTGAAAGCGGTCGCTTAATGTAGAAAAATTCAGTTTATCAATTTGGTCTTTACCCTTAACTCGTTCATACTTGTGGGCACGGTGCATATTTCTGTCGTCTACAACGTCAGTAATTAAACTCTCAAATTTAAGTTTTAACTTGTCGATATCATCAGGAGTAATTTTTATTGGGCTTCTGTTTCTTGCCTCAGGAAACAAATCAAACATAGTTTCTTCATGTGATTTGAGTGCATTTTCGATAAAATTTTCTTGGATTTCTAATTCTGTCCTCTCAATTTCTTCAGCTGTCGGAACAAATCCTATACAGATGGTGCTTCCTTTCACGGGAGAAACATTTGCCGCTTTCAGCGGTTTTATTTGATGTGTGTTGGCTTTTAATTTATTAAAGAAACCTCCACTCCCCAGCATTCCTTTAGCTAAGGATGCAAAATCTACTACTAGCATATCCCATGTATCATGAAGCATTCGAAAGACAATATCGTTTTTAACTTGAAAGGTTTTACCTTTTGTAACCTCAGCGAACTGCGTTTCAACTTCAGTAAGGAAATAAAGGCGAGTCTTAATCCTAGATAAAGTATCTTCCGTTTCTCTTATAATTAGCTCAACACTCATTAAATTACCCCAATTTTCTATTAAATTATCTTATAGTTTCTGATCGCCCACCAGTTGAACGTTGCTTTTAGTCTGTTCTAGAATCAAAATGGCCTTGTCATTAAAAAACTCATCAGTAGAATTTGAAAATTCAAAATCTTTGTCCGCAGTAATCAGCAAAGGTAGCGCACAGGATTGAAAGAGATTAATGATCATTGCATCGGGGCCACGAACCCCAAGCTGACCCATTGTTTTGACCATATCTTTCCAATACAATGACTTCGGAAGTAAAGCTGATGTTTGTCCTTCCAATACCTCAATGAAATGAAGTCCTAAGTCCTCTTCAAGAATTTCCCATTCATTTATCAGCATTTCTCCTGCGTAGGTCGAGCAGAATTGACGCCATCCTAACTGACCAGCGGACTCCTCGATCTTTTCCTTAAGTTTTTTAAGTTGGTTTTCACCAATTTTGAAAGACTGTCCTAGTTTTTTTATTGCGGTATCATCGTCTCTAATTTTTTTAAGAAGATCATAGAGTGATTTATGTGATGACTTTGGGTTCATAGAATTGAAGGTTTTAATTGCGCCAAGGGTAAGTTGCTTTCTAAATACTAGGTCTATAAATTCCATCCTACCGATAACATTTGTATGAATTGGAATATTTTTTTCCTCAAGAATTAGAAAGACATCTAGAGCTTGCTGATACACGCGATCATCGGTATATGAGGCCCCATAAAGGAATCCTGTGTCAGCTAGACATCCAATACTGCAATCCGTTTGACTCAAAAATTTTTTAAGCTGATCTATCCCCCTTATGATCTGCATTAAATTTCCAAATCCGATGGAGGCTTCTGCGGAGTCGCAGATTTAGCTGGCTTTTCAGTTTCATTGAGAATTTTCATAAGGTCCTCTGGAGGTGTCTTTTCACCAATTTTTTTAAGTCTTTCAGACCATTTCTTGGCGGCTCCCTTTTTAGGACCTTGTTTAGTTTTGTTCATAAATGACTCCCTTGCTTTTACTTAGTTGTACCATAGCCAATATCGTCGATCTAAGCACCTGAAAACACAGCGTTATTAGCTATTGCGTAGTTCCGGAAACCGGATCTTAAACACACTTGAAGCCCCATGCGGAGTCTCAATCCCATGTGCTATCAAAACAGCCCCCACCCCGGTCGGTAACGTCTTCAACAAGTCCGGTGACGCTCGAAATTGATGAGCATCTCTTGTGGTCCCCTCCCCGATCACCTCTGCGGAATCAATGTCCTTTGCATTAGTGATTCGTTGTGTAGTTTTCTGAATATCCTTCGTTCCAAAACACCGAGATAAAAACTCGGCTGAATCAGGATCATTTATTCGCAAAACTATTTTTGTCGCCGCATTGTCCGTGATGCGATTTAAGAATCCTTTTGATACTTCCATTACATCACCAATACTTTGATGAGAAAAATGAAGAGCAAATCCTGCGGATCTTGCTTTTGAAATCAGATCTGCAAATTCAGGACAGGCAAAAGTCGCAAACTCGTCAAGATAGACTGGAACGAGTTTTCTTGGTTTTGCCTGTCCTCGTTCCCTATGCGCTGTTCCGGCCAAAAAATTTAAATGGTTAATAAGAAGTTTTCCGACAATCCCGACGATTTGGGGTGACATGAGACTTTGTAATCTATAATAAATTACCGATCCCGATTCAGAATCTGATAGATTTATCTTTGATTCACCGATTGGAGAAAGAATCTTTTTTAAATGGCCAAGTGTAAGTGATTTAACTTGATCGCGTAGTCCCGACAAATCCTGAAAATCCTTAACAGCTAAAGCCTGTGGAAAATCCCCACTATTGACGTAATGTGAAAATGAATTTGGAGTTTCAAGAATTTCTGAAATATCTATAAGATTTGGATTTTTACCATTAAGTTCATAATATCGTTGAAAGACTCTTTGAAGTGACGATAAAGCTTTTGATTTATAGTATTCTTCACTCCATGTGAGTGAAGAAAAAAGACGTTGGGCTGCCTCTAGCGGAGATCCCGACTGAAGTGGATCATATCCAGTAGAATTTTCATCTGTCAGATCAAAAACACGAAGTCTATCTACTGGAACCCAATTGTAGAGTTCGTTCAAAAATGAAGTATCACCTTTAGCGTCCATAATAATGCTACCTAAGCCGCGCTGAACATCTTGTCTTAGAAAGTTCAGAATAACACTTTCAGTTTTTCCTGATCCCGTTGCACCTAAAATATGAATGTGTCTGGTTCTTATTTTATCAGGAAGATAAATACTTTCATCCATTTCGCAATCTCGGCCCATTACGATTGAATTTTCTGATGGGAGCAACAGACTTTCTGGAATTTCCTTAATTTGCTCCAGTCGCTTTCTATTTGTCTTACCCCAAGGTGAAAGAAATTGAAGCGCTAGAAGAATTCCGAAAATCAACAGCCCTGTGCTTATTAAAATAACCAGAGCACGATCAATCCCAGTAAGATTCTGAAAGCCTTCGTAAAGCCAGAGACTAATAAGGCAAACCGGAATAAGCGCAAGAGTAGAATAATTTTGATCGTTCATTATCTTTGTCCTGGAAAATAATCAGTTAATTCAACGAAAAACTCAGTCATTGGTTTAAGAGTCAAAACCTGAGCCCGATTGTGCGCCATACTTGCATCGGATTGAAACTCTTGCATAAGCCCCGCCGCGACAGCACGAGCAACTAGAGTTTTGAAATCACCGTTATCAGCACTGGCGTCCACTGTATTTGGATTATTTGCAGCTGAGCGAATTGCGGCCCTCGCAAATATTCCTTCTTTCTTTGCACCATTGATTCCATAGGTGCCATCTAAACTCAAAGCCCTTGCAGAAATTGGAACTGCCAAATCAATTCTTCTTGGGTGTCTAACAAATTTAAAATTCATTGTGATTCGTCCGGTTCCACTTTCGGGACTAGCATCTCCAATTATTGTCGCACCCATAAATTCAGAACCCAGGCCAGCATCCATTACTTGAACGTGAACAGGAGCATTTGAGAAAGTTTCAACAACATTCATTAAGCGAACTCGAACGATTGTTCCTGGTGAGCGTTTTGAAAAAGCATAGCCACCCTTACCACTACCACCACTTACATTTTGAGCATGAAAACTTATGATTTGGGAATGCTTTTCTGGTCGATCAATTTTTGAATCGGCTTTACGCCTATCAGTTGGTTTTGATGGTTCATTCATTGAGGACTCCACCATCTTAAAAAATATAATGGCGCTGACGGGAATTAAAAAGAAGACAGCAACATCTTTTGCTAAAAGTGAAAGTTGGAACCTAGGTGTGCCACCAGGATAGTCTTCTTCTAACCATCGCTTAAGAAGTCGTTCTTTCTGCTTTTGAAATGACTGATTTGATTTCATCGACGGCTCCCTTTCAGTTCAGCTGTATACGGTTTTGAGATACCCTTTATAGGAACAATAATACTTACGTCTTTAAAATCAGCTGGGATATTGGGTTTAGTAAAAATCAATCTAGCTTTAACAAATGAATCCCTTTGAGCTTCGCGCCTTTCGGACCAAACTTTCACCGGATTAATGATTCTATCTTTATGTTTGATACGAATTAGATCCCAGCTTGGAGAAATCTTCCCTGTTGAATCTGCGGCAATTACAAAATCAATCGTTAAGTAATCTTTTTTAGAGTCATAGTCTGATGCCTTTAAATGAAGTCCCCGCGAGTACTTGATTTGAGCAGTAACTTTTACAACTTCAGAAACCTTCTGAAGTTCTGTATCAAACTTTTTATAATATGTAGGTTCGGACTCTTCTGAAGCCGTCAAAAGAAATAGTTTGGTTTCTTTTGACTTGAAGTAAACAAACATGTTTGTCGTAGCATATGGGCTCAGTGGTTTAATCACAATCGAGCGATTTAGTTTTTCAACTAAAAATAAATTTTGATCTCCCAATACAACCTGTGTTGGAATCTCTTCAAATTCGAGAATAGAACTAAAGCCTTCTTTTAGGAAAACTGGAAATGCAGTTGGACCAATTGTTGAATTCGCAAATGCTTGTGATATTAGAAATAAATATATAAACATTACTTTCCTCCTTTGACTGAGTTTCGGACATGATTTGCATACCTAGCCGTATTGGCGGCCTTCATTCCAAACGATGCAGCTGCTGTTTTCGGCGTAGCCATCATCACAGTTTTTAATACTCCTTTTCGTAACGTATCTCCGACGCTTAAGTTCACTCCATCTGCCAATTGTGAAACGATAAAAGGTGAAAACAAAAGTGCAATTGCAATAATGAGGTTCAAAGTTACTATTGTGATCAAATTTCCTTCCACAGAATATGCAGAAGCAAACGGCAGAGCTTTTAAAAACGCTGAAAGAACCGACCAAATTACAGGCCAGCACGCTACCTGAAACATAGATTTAAAAAGTCCTTTTGTGATTCCACTGGAGGACTCAAATAGAGTTCCCAAAATTAAAAAAGGACCGAGCGCTACTAGTAAAAACCAATAAAAGTGTTGAAATGCCAAAAGAAAAAATCTAGCAACAATCAAAATCACAAAACTTATAATTACCAAAAAGCCGATTAGAAGATCA
Coding sequences:
- a CDS encoding site-specific integrase, which gives rise to MQRGFKSRKEAEKEERFQLVQITSEIARLESQGCSWESIIDRWSQFNELYPSSRIMKTTVWEYANLARKWTQSWLKRPASEITRGEGRLLLNQVADLGNTSAYQKKLKSVINLIYLWGIDERLIVGPHHSPVFGVDTTKKEQEKLPEILTHEQIKTLLREAKDRQHPWYPIWAVSVLTGCRNGEVFGLRHEDVELVSLEEASRQKTLPPHERNFGLIRLTRSWNKRLKKYGPLKARYWRNVPVSSELYMILMELKQQNFGSDEHGQFFLPRFSTWKEGYQAKVLRAFCREIGIPTVRFHTLRACFATHLISRGVPSTTVMKICGWRDLKTAERYIRLAGVDERGATEGLDFIPNDQGIMEKVVNLYV
- a CDS encoding type IV secretion system DNA-binding domain-containing protein, whose product is MNDQNYSTLALIPVCLISLWLYEGFQNLTGIDRALVILISTGLLIFGILLALQFLSPWGKTNRKRLEQIKEIPESLLLPSENSIVMGRDCEMDESIYLPDKIRTRHIHILGATGSGKTESVILNFLRQDVQRGLGSIIMDAKGDTSFLNELYNWVPVDRLRVFDLTDENSTGYDPLQSGSPLEAAQRLFSSLTWSEEYYKSKALSSLQRVFQRYYELNGKNPNLIDISEILETPNSFSHYVNSGDFPQALAVKDFQDLSGLRDQVKSLTLGHLKKILSPIGESKINLSDSESGSVIYYRLQSLMSPQIVGIVGKLLINHLNFLAGTAHRERGQAKPRKLVPVYLDEFATFACPEFADLISKARSAGFALHFSHQSIGDVMEVSKGFLNRITDNAATKIVLRINDPDSAEFLSRCFGTKDIQKTTQRITNAKDIDSAEVIGEGTTRDAHQFRASPDLLKTLPTGVGAVLIAHGIETPHGASSVFKIRFPELRNS
- a CDS encoding helix-turn-helix domain-containing protein; its protein translation is MTQVSREEEGNGNVEKNEVNSDARSNLFFENLEWLSTAEAAIYLRKFSPRGHPSVNAVHKLVSQGKIKRRKFSGKLFFKRKELAYLIECSQA